The following are encoded together in the Streptomyces rapamycinicus NRRL 5491 genome:
- a CDS encoding PP2C family protein-serine/threonine phosphatase, whose translation MSVPVPRQREAPAQSAGPATLPDNGLTLLVIEDDPSGAFNVPEMLDTEGNRVRIRTARNLTEASRLLTDGVQCILLALPGPCHDGADSLATLREVLRLAPSHAVLVLTAEDDAERAAEAVRVGAQDFLFRGELDGRILSRAIRYAVERKRSDLAQRQLTESRLRAQENARLERGLLPTPLLDGSGLRFAARYRPGRSRALLGGDFYDTVRTPDGTVHAMIGDVCGHGPDEAALGVELRIAWRALTFAGLCGDQLLGTLQQVLENERADDEIFATLCTVDITPDGRRAGVCLAGHPSPLAIRPSMAPRLLPTDENGPALGLLPNARWPRREVDLGGAWSLMMYTDGLIEGRVGQGVQRLGQEGMVEIVARQVAEGRRGEELLDATVTEVRSLNGGELTDDLAVLLLDRG comes from the coding sequence ATGTCCGTACCCGTGCCGAGGCAACGGGAGGCACCGGCCCAGTCGGCCGGTCCCGCCACCCTGCCCGACAACGGGCTCACCCTGCTGGTGATCGAGGACGATCCGTCCGGTGCCTTCAACGTTCCCGAGATGCTGGACACCGAGGGTAACCGGGTCCGCATCCGTACGGCCCGCAACCTCACCGAGGCCAGCCGGCTGCTCACCGACGGGGTGCAGTGCATCCTCCTGGCCCTGCCGGGACCGTGCCACGACGGCGCGGACTCGCTGGCCACGCTGCGCGAGGTGCTGAGGCTCGCGCCTTCGCACGCCGTCCTCGTGCTCACCGCCGAGGACGACGCCGAGCGCGCCGCCGAGGCGGTACGGGTGGGTGCCCAGGACTTCCTCTTCCGGGGCGAGCTGGACGGCCGGATCCTCAGCCGCGCCATCCGCTACGCCGTCGAGCGCAAACGCTCCGACCTCGCCCAGCGCCAGCTCACCGAGTCACGGCTGCGCGCCCAGGAGAACGCCCGGCTGGAGCGCGGACTGCTGCCCACCCCGCTGCTGGACGGCTCGGGGCTGCGTTTCGCCGCCCGCTACCGGCCCGGCCGCAGCCGCGCCCTGCTCGGCGGCGACTTCTACGACACCGTCCGCACCCCGGACGGCACCGTCCACGCGATGATCGGCGACGTCTGCGGGCACGGCCCGGACGAGGCCGCCCTCGGCGTCGAGCTGCGGATCGCCTGGCGCGCCCTGACCTTCGCCGGGCTCTGCGGCGATCAGCTGCTCGGCACCCTTCAGCAGGTGCTGGAGAACGAACGCGCCGACGATGAGATCTTCGCCACACTGTGTACGGTCGACATCACCCCGGACGGCCGCCGGGCCGGGGTCTGCCTGGCCGGGCACCCCTCACCGCTGGCGATCCGCCCGAGCATGGCGCCCCGGCTGCTGCCGACCGACGAGAACGGCCCGGCGCTGGGCCTCCTGCCGAACGCCCGCTGGCCGCGCCGCGAGGTCGATCTCGGCGGGGCGTGGAGCCTGATGATGTACACCGACGGGCTGATCGAGGGCCGCGTCGGGCAGGGGGTGCAGCGGCTCGGCCAGGAGGGGATGGTCGAGATCGTGGCGCGCCAGGTCGCGGAGGGACGGCGCGGCGAGGAGCTGCTGGACGCGACCGTCACCGAGGTGCGGTCGCTGAACGGCGGGGAGCTGACCGACGATCTCGCGGTGCTGCTGCTGGACCGCGGCTGA
- a CDS encoding O-acetyl-ADP-ribose deacetylase, with protein sequence MTNITLALGDITEQSVDAVVNAANSSLLGGGGVDGAIHRRGGPDILDECRDLRASHYGKGLPAGAAVATTAGRLPARWVIHTVGPVFSTTEDRSATLASCYRASLRVADELGARTVAFPAVSTGVYRWPLDDAARIALTTVRDTDTSVTEARFVLFDQRAYGAFETALNELPPA encoded by the coding sequence ATGACGAACATCACGCTGGCGCTGGGCGATATCACCGAGCAGAGCGTCGACGCGGTCGTGAACGCGGCCAACTCCTCCCTGTTGGGAGGGGGTGGCGTCGACGGAGCCATCCATCGGCGGGGCGGACCCGACATTCTGGATGAATGCCGCGATCTGCGCGCATCTCACTACGGCAAGGGGCTTCCGGCCGGTGCGGCGGTCGCCACCACGGCCGGCCGGCTGCCCGCCCGCTGGGTGATCCATACGGTCGGACCGGTCTTCTCCACGACCGAGGACCGCTCGGCCACCCTCGCCTCCTGCTACCGCGCGTCACTGCGGGTCGCCGATGAACTGGGCGCCCGTACGGTCGCCTTCCCGGCCGTCTCCACCGGCGTCTACCGCTGGCCCCTCGACGACGCCGCCCGGATCGCGCTCACCACCGTGCGCGATACGGACACTTCGGTCACCGAGGCCCGTTTCGTCCTCTTCGACCAACGCGCGTACGGCGCCTTCGAGACGGCCCTCAACGAGCTTCCGCCGGCCTGA
- a CDS encoding C40 family peptidase, translating into MSVAAATALVCALGLSAVPETAYAAPGEPGPTPGGGAGGGTGGGGSGDRSLEAVRKEVEGLYRKAESATDSYNLAREKQARQEKSILRIARAVVKAQKEMAGLRKRAGAMARAQYRGGGMPAEARLFLNGDPGDFLDGVTLARKGEKATHGLIGRLARTQVALDRYAESASQEWERLDRSRAKKAAAKKEILRKLARAQRLESRLAKDERERLRRLEEDKARGAQAKWLDTGILRELGGGATARGGRAVDFAKDQLGKDYVWGAVGPNTYDCSGLTQRAWAAAGRAIPRTSQEQWRLLPKVSAKDMRPGDLIIYFRDASHVGMYVGSGAIIHAPRPGRQVTVAGAGSMPILGVVRPDAR; encoded by the coding sequence GTGAGCGTCGCCGCGGCCACCGCGCTCGTCTGCGCGCTGGGACTGTCGGCGGTGCCGGAGACGGCGTACGCCGCGCCCGGCGAGCCGGGGCCGACGCCGGGCGGCGGGGCCGGTGGCGGGACCGGTGGCGGCGGGAGCGGGGACCGGAGTCTGGAGGCGGTCCGCAAGGAGGTCGAGGGGCTCTACCGCAAGGCGGAGTCCGCCACCGACTCGTACAACCTGGCGCGGGAGAAACAGGCCCGGCAGGAGAAGTCCATCCTGAGGATCGCCCGAGCCGTGGTGAAGGCCCAGAAGGAGATGGCCGGACTGCGCAAGCGGGCCGGGGCGATGGCCCGGGCCCAGTACCGGGGCGGCGGGATGCCCGCGGAGGCGCGGCTGTTCCTCAACGGCGACCCGGGTGACTTCCTCGACGGCGTCACGCTCGCGCGCAAGGGTGAGAAGGCGACCCACGGTCTGATCGGCCGTCTGGCGCGCACCCAGGTGGCGCTGGACCGGTACGCCGAGTCGGCCTCCCAGGAGTGGGAACGGCTGGACCGGAGCCGGGCGAAGAAGGCGGCCGCGAAGAAGGAGATCCTGCGCAAGCTGGCCCGGGCGCAGCGGCTGGAGTCCCGGCTGGCGAAGGACGAGCGGGAGCGGCTGCGCCGGCTGGAGGAGGACAAGGCCCGTGGCGCACAGGCGAAGTGGCTGGACACCGGGATACTGCGGGAGCTCGGCGGCGGTGCCACCGCGAGGGGCGGCCGCGCGGTCGACTTCGCGAAGGATCAGCTCGGCAAGGACTATGTGTGGGGCGCGGTGGGCCCGAACACCTATGACTGTTCGGGGCTGACCCAGCGGGCGTGGGCGGCGGCCGGCCGGGCGATCCCGCGGACCTCGCAGGAGCAGTGGCGGCTGCTGCCGAAGGTGAGCGCGAAGGACATGCGCCCGGGTGATCTGATCATCTACTTCCGGGACGCGAGCCATGTGGGGATGTACGTGGGCAGCGGCGCGATCATCCACGCACCCCGCCCCGGCCGCCAGGTGACGGTCGCGGGCGCGGGTTCGATGCCGATCCTGGGCGTGGTGCGGCCGGATGCGAGGTAG
- the pstS gene encoding phosphate ABC transporter substrate-binding protein PstS, producing MKLQRKNRLRAIAAGALAVSGALVLTACGSDNNSGGGGGDSKAASNIKCDGKGQLLASGSSAQKNAMDLWIKTYGAACKDTKLNYKATGSGAGIQEFLQGKTAFAGSDSALKPEEVKSSEKVCKGGKAIDLPMVGGPIAVGFNVPGVDKLTLNAEVLGKIFNSEIKKWDDPAIKALNKDANLPSLKIQAFHRSDESGTTDNFTKYLKAAAPKAWPHEPGKAWEGEGGQSADGSSGVSSQVKQVSGSISYFELSYATANSIKTVDLNTGASAPVQATVENASKAISEAKVKGTGSDLALDLAYDTKADGAYPITLVTYEIACDKGNKASTLPATKSFLTYVASEDGQTSLKELGYAPLPAEIANKVRESVKSLS from the coding sequence GTGAAGCTTCAGCGCAAGAACCGGCTTCGCGCCATCGCCGCCGGTGCCCTCGCTGTCTCCGGCGCCCTTGTCCTCACGGCGTGCGGCTCCGACAACAACAGCGGTGGTGGCGGTGGTGACTCCAAGGCCGCCTCCAACATCAAGTGCGACGGCAAGGGGCAGCTGCTGGCCTCCGGCTCCTCCGCGCAGAAGAACGCCATGGACCTGTGGATCAAGACCTACGGGGCGGCGTGCAAGGACACCAAGCTCAACTACAAGGCCACCGGCTCGGGCGCGGGCATCCAGGAGTTCCTGCAGGGCAAGACCGCCTTCGCGGGTTCCGACTCGGCGCTGAAGCCCGAAGAGGTCAAGTCCTCGGAGAAGGTCTGCAAGGGCGGCAAGGCCATTGACCTGCCGATGGTCGGCGGCCCGATCGCGGTCGGCTTCAACGTGCCCGGCGTGGACAAGCTGACGCTGAACGCCGAGGTCCTCGGCAAGATCTTCAACTCCGAGATCAAGAAGTGGGACGACCCCGCGATCAAGGCGCTGAACAAGGACGCGAACCTTCCGAGCCTCAAGATCCAGGCGTTCCACCGCTCCGACGAGTCGGGCACCACGGACAACTTCACCAAGTACCTCAAGGCCGCCGCGCCCAAGGCGTGGCCGCATGAGCCGGGCAAGGCGTGGGAGGGCGAGGGCGGCCAGTCGGCCGACGGCTCCTCTGGTGTCTCCTCGCAGGTCAAGCAGGTCTCGGGCTCGATCTCGTACTTCGAGCTCTCCTACGCGACCGCGAACAGCATCAAGACCGTCGACCTGAACACCGGCGCCTCCGCCCCGGTCCAGGCCACCGTCGAGAACGCCTCCAAGGCCATCTCCGAGGCCAAGGTCAAGGGCACCGGCAGCGACCTGGCCCTGGACCTGGCCTACGACACCAAGGCTGACGGCGCCTACCCGATCACCCTGGTCACCTACGAGATCGCCTGCGACAAGGGCAACAAGGCGAGCACCCTCCCCGCGACCAAGTCCTTCCTGACCTACGTCGCCAGCGAGGACGGCCAGACCTCGCTGAAGGAGCTGGGCTACGCCCCGCTGCCGGCCGAGATCGCCAACAAGGTCCGCGAGAGCGTCAAGAGCCTCTCCTGA
- the pstC gene encoding phosphate ABC transporter permease subunit PstC, whose product MKTDIEPTSSAAESPSKVRTRSTGRAGDKIFLGLARGSGIALLVIMAAIAAFLTYRAAIAISKDEANFLTYFEWNTGSSPMRFGIAVLAYGTVVSSIIAMLIAVPIAVGIALFISHYAPRPLATPVAYVIDLLAAVPSIVYGLWGALFLVPHLTGLYTWFDDYLGWTGVLSYQGGPARSLFTVGILLAIMILPIVTSVSREVFRQVPRMHEEAALALGATRWEVIRMAVLPFGRSGIISASMLGLGRALGETMAVATVLSPNFLIETSLLDGGGGTFAQNIASRFKEAGNDGRDALIASGLVLFVITLLVNGAARMIIARRKEYSGTAA is encoded by the coding sequence ATGAAAACGGATATAGAACCCACATCATCAGCCGCAGAGTCACCATCGAAGGTCAGGACCCGCTCCACCGGCCGCGCCGGTGACAAGATCTTCCTCGGCCTGGCCCGGGGTTCCGGTATCGCTCTGCTGGTGATCATGGCGGCCATCGCGGCCTTCCTCACCTACCGCGCCGCCATCGCGATCTCCAAGGACGAGGCCAACTTCCTCACCTACTTCGAGTGGAACACCGGCTCCTCGCCGATGCGGTTCGGCATCGCCGTCCTCGCCTACGGCACGGTCGTCAGCTCGATCATCGCCATGCTCATCGCGGTCCCGATCGCGGTGGGCATCGCGCTGTTCATCTCGCACTACGCGCCGCGCCCGCTGGCCACCCCGGTCGCCTATGTGATCGACCTGCTCGCCGCGGTCCCCAGCATCGTCTACGGCCTGTGGGGCGCGCTCTTCCTCGTGCCGCATCTGACCGGCCTGTACACCTGGTTCGACGACTACCTGGGCTGGACCGGGGTCCTCAGCTACCAGGGCGGCCCCGCGCGCTCCCTGTTCACCGTCGGCATCCTGCTGGCGATCATGATCCTGCCGATCGTCACCAGCGTGAGCCGCGAGGTGTTCCGGCAGGTCCCGAGGATGCACGAGGAGGCGGCGCTGGCGCTCGGCGCCACCCGCTGGGAGGTCATCCGGATGGCCGTCCTCCCGTTCGGCCGCTCCGGCATCATCAGCGCCTCGATGCTGGGCCTGGGCCGCGCGCTCGGCGAGACCATGGCGGTCGCCACCGTGCTGTCCCCCAACTTCCTGATCGAGACCAGCCTGCTGGACGGGGGCGGTGGCACCTTCGCCCAGAACATCGCCAGCCGCTTCAAGGAGGCCGGCAACGACGGCCGTGACGCGCTGATCGCCTCCGGTCTGGTGCTGTTCGTCATCACCCTGCTGGTCAACGGCGCCGCGCGAATGATCATCGCCCGCCGCAAGGAGTACTCGGGGACCGCCGCATGA
- the pstA gene encoding phosphate ABC transporter permease PstA yields MSTVVDKNAARHGSSLQQARLPGWAPYALVVVSLALGAGIGTALGMGNPFQMGLLAALVFIVASYALGAAVEGSRQAKNRLATSLVWVCFLLAVVPLLSLIWETIDRGRTVLDGYFLAHSMEGVQTILPGGGAYHAIIGTLEQVGLAALIAVPIGLLTAIYLVEYGRGRLAKAVTFFVDVMTGIPSIVAGLFILSFWIIILGFSYSGFAGAMALAILMMPIVVRSTEEMLKLVPDELREASLALGVPKWRTILKVVLPTAIGGITTGVMLAVARIAGESAPIVLLVFGATGINNNPFEGAQSSLPYYIYEQWQLGNEASFNRAWAAALVLIAFVMILNLVARGIARWKAPKSGR; encoded by the coding sequence ATGAGCACTGTCGTTGACAAGAACGCCGCGCGCCACGGCTCGAGCCTCCAGCAGGCCCGGCTGCCCGGGTGGGCCCCGTACGCCCTGGTCGTGGTCTCGCTCGCGCTGGGAGCGGGCATCGGCACCGCCCTCGGGATGGGCAACCCGTTCCAGATGGGCCTGCTCGCCGCCCTGGTCTTCATCGTCGCCTCGTACGCCCTCGGCGCCGCGGTCGAGGGCAGCCGTCAGGCCAAGAACCGGCTCGCCACCAGCCTGGTGTGGGTCTGCTTCCTGCTCGCCGTAGTCCCGCTGCTCTCCCTGATCTGGGAGACCATCGACCGGGGCCGGACGGTGCTCGACGGATACTTCCTGGCCCACTCCATGGAGGGCGTGCAGACGATCCTGCCCGGCGGTGGCGCGTACCACGCGATCATCGGCACCCTGGAGCAGGTCGGCCTCGCCGCGCTCATCGCCGTGCCGATCGGGCTGCTGACCGCCATCTACCTGGTGGAGTACGGGCGCGGCCGGCTCGCCAAGGCCGTCACCTTCTTCGTCGACGTGATGACCGGCATCCCCTCGATCGTCGCCGGTCTGTTCATCCTCAGCTTCTGGATCATCATTCTCGGCTTCAGCTACTCGGGCTTCGCCGGCGCCATGGCGCTGGCCATCCTGATGATGCCGATCGTCGTCCGCTCGACCGAGGAAATGCTCAAGCTGGTCCCGGACGAGCTGCGTGAGGCGTCCCTCGCGCTCGGCGTGCCCAAGTGGCGCACCATCCTCAAGGTGGTGCTGCCCACCGCGATCGGCGGGATCACCACGGGTGTGATGCTCGCGGTCGCCCGTATCGCCGGTGAGTCCGCCCCCATCGTGCTGCTGGTCTTCGGTGCCACGGGGATCAACAACAACCCGTTCGAAGGCGCCCAGTCGTCGCTGCCCTACTACATCTACGAGCAGTGGCAGCTCGGCAACGAGGCCTCCTTCAACCGGGCCTGGGCAGCGGCGCTCGTGCTCATCGCCTTCGTCATGATCCTGAACCTGGTGGCCCGCGGCATCGCCCGCTGGAAGGCCCCGAAGTCCGGCCGCTGA
- the pstB gene encoding phosphate ABC transporter ATP-binding protein PstB produces the protein MAKRIDISGLTAYYGTHKAIEDISMTVEPRSVTAFIGPSGCGKSTFLRTLNRMHEVTLGGRVEGKVMLDDENLYGSGVDPVSVRRTVGMVFQRPNPFPTMSIFENVAAGLKLNGSYKKSELGHVVEKSLKGANLWNEVKDRLNKPGAGLSGGQQQRLCIARAIAVEPDVLLMDEPCSALDPISTLAIEDLIGELKERFTIVIVTHNMQQAARVSDRTAFFNLAGVGQPGKLIEIDETERIFSNPSVQATEDYISGRFG, from the coding sequence ATGGCCAAGCGCATCGACATCAGCGGGCTCACCGCCTACTACGGCACCCACAAAGCCATCGAGGACATCTCGATGACCGTCGAGCCCCGCTCGGTGACCGCCTTCATCGGCCCGTCGGGCTGCGGCAAGTCCACCTTCCTGCGCACCCTCAACCGGATGCACGAGGTCACCCTCGGCGGACGTGTTGAGGGCAAGGTGATGCTCGACGACGAGAACCTCTACGGCTCGGGCGTGGACCCGGTCTCCGTGCGGCGCACGGTCGGCATGGTCTTCCAGCGCCCCAACCCGTTCCCGACGATGTCCATCTTCGAGAACGTGGCCGCCGGGCTGAAGCTCAACGGCTCGTACAAGAAGAGCGAGCTCGGACACGTCGTCGAGAAGTCCCTCAAGGGCGCCAACCTGTGGAACGAGGTCAAGGACCGGCTCAACAAGCCGGGCGCCGGGCTCTCCGGCGGTCAGCAGCAGCGGCTGTGCATCGCCCGCGCCATCGCGGTCGAGCCCGATGTGCTGCTGATGGACGAGCCCTGCTCGGCGCTCGACCCGATCTCGACCCTCGCCATCGAGGACCTGATCGGTGAGCTCAAGGAGCGCTTCACGATCGTCATCGTGACGCACAACATGCAGCAGGCGGCGCGCGTCTCGGACCGTACGGCCTTCTTCAACCTGGCCGGTGTCGGCCAGCCGGGCAAGCTCATAGAGATCGACGAGACCGAGCGGATCTTCTCCAACCCGTCGGTGCAGGCGACCGAGGACTACATCTCCGGCCGCTTCGGCTGA
- a CDS encoding inorganic phosphate transporter yields MDTFALVVTIAVALFFTYTNGFHDSANAIATSVSTRALTPRAALAMAAVMNLAGAFLGSGVAKTVSEGLIATPTGDQGMMILFAGLVGAITWNMVTWYYGLPSSSSHALFGGLVGAALAGASTVHWDGVLEKVVIPMILSPIVGLVLGYLVMVVILWIFRNANPHKAKRGFRIAQTVSAAGMALGHGLQDAQKTMGVVVMALVIGGVEDEGDAIPVWVKISCAAMLSLGTYAGGWRIMRTLGRRIIELDPPQGFAAETTAAGVMYTASFMFQAPISTTHVITSAIMGVGATKRVSAVRWGVAKNIVLGWFITMPAAAGVAALSYWIVNLAFG; encoded by the coding sequence ATGGACACCTTCGCGCTTGTCGTGACCATCGCGGTCGCGCTGTTCTTCACCTATACCAACGGCTTCCACGACTCGGCCAACGCCATCGCGACCTCGGTCTCCACCCGGGCGCTGACCCCACGGGCGGCGCTCGCTATGGCCGCCGTGATGAACCTCGCGGGTGCCTTCCTCGGCAGCGGTGTCGCCAAGACCGTCAGCGAGGGCCTGATCGCCACCCCCACCGGCGACCAAGGCATGATGATCTTGTTCGCCGGACTGGTCGGCGCGATCACCTGGAACATGGTGACCTGGTACTACGGTCTGCCGTCCTCCTCATCGCACGCGCTTTTCGGCGGGCTGGTCGGCGCGGCGCTCGCGGGGGCCAGCACGGTCCACTGGGACGGGGTGCTGGAGAAGGTCGTCATCCCGATGATCCTCTCGCCCATCGTCGGCCTGGTGCTCGGCTACCTCGTGATGGTGGTCATCCTCTGGATCTTCCGTAACGCGAACCCGCACAAGGCCAAGCGCGGCTTCCGGATAGCGCAGACCGTCTCGGCGGCGGGCATGGCGCTCGGCCACGGCCTCCAGGACGCCCAGAAGACGATGGGTGTCGTGGTGATGGCCCTGGTCATCGGGGGTGTCGAGGACGAAGGCGACGCGATTCCGGTGTGGGTGAAGATCTCCTGCGCCGCGATGCTGTCGCTCGGCACCTACGCGGGCGGCTGGCGCATCATGCGCACGCTGGGACGGCGGATCATCGAGCTGGACCCGCCGCAGGGGTTCGCGGCGGAGACCACGGCGGCAGGCGTCATGTACACGGCGTCGTTCATGTTCCAGGCGCCCATCTCGACCACCCATGTCATCACCTCGGCGATCATGGGCGTGGGGGCGACCAAGCGGGTGAGCGCGGTCCGCTGGGGGGTCGCGAAGAACATCGTCCTCGGCTGGTTCATCACCATGCCCGCGGCGGCCGGAGTCGCCGCGCTCAGCTACTGGATCGTCAACCTGGCCTTCGGCTGA
- a CDS encoding DUF47 domain-containing protein — translation MRFRLTPRETSFYDMFAASADNIVTGSKLLMELLGADSSARAEISERMRAAEHAGDDATHAIFHQLNSSFITPFDREDIYRLASSLDDIMDFMEEAVDLVVLYQVEELPKGVEQQIEVLARAAELTAEAMPNLRTMTNLTEYWIEVNRLENQADQIHRKLLAHLFNGKYDAIEVLKLKQIVDVLEEAADAFEHVANTVETIAVKES, via the coding sequence GTGCGCTTTCGTCTGACCCCCAGGGAGACGAGCTTTTACGACATGTTCGCCGCGTCCGCGGACAACATCGTGACCGGCTCCAAGCTCCTGATGGAACTGCTCGGGGCGGACTCCTCCGCTCGTGCCGAGATCTCGGAGCGGATGAGGGCCGCGGAGCACGCGGGGGACGATGCCACGCACGCGATCTTCCACCAGCTGAACTCCTCCTTCATCACGCCGTTCGACCGCGAGGACATCTACCGCCTCGCCTCGTCCCTCGACGACATCATGGACTTCATGGAGGAGGCCGTCGACCTGGTCGTCCTCTACCAGGTCGAAGAGCTGCCCAAGGGCGTCGAGCAGCAGATCGAGGTGCTGGCGCGGGCGGCCGAGCTGACCGCCGAGGCGATGCCGAACCTGCGCACCATGACCAACCTCACGGAGTACTGGATCGAGGTCAACCGGCTGGAGAACCAGGCGGACCAGATCCACCGCAAGCTCCTGGCCCACCTCTTCAACGGTAAGTACGACGCCATCGAGGTGCTCAAGCTCAAGCAGATCGTCGATGTGCTGGAGGAGGCGGCGGACGCCTTCGAGCATGTGGCCAACACGGTCGAGACCATCGCCGTCAAGGAGTCCTGA
- a CDS encoding metal-sensitive transcriptional regulator, with protein sequence MTTSAADTTAPTDGDERGQASGHTSAQDSVPHGGHGYAKQKDQHLKRLRRIEGQIRGLQRMVEEDVYCIDILTQVSASTKALQSFALQLLEEHLRHCVASAAVESAAQGEAEGTGEVDAKVAEATAAIARLLRT encoded by the coding sequence ATGACGACCTCGGCGGCCGACACCACCGCGCCCACCGACGGCGACGAGCGGGGCCAGGCGTCCGGGCACACCTCCGCCCAGGACTCCGTACCCCACGGTGGGCATGGATACGCCAAACAAAAGGATCAGCATCTGAAGCGGCTGCGCCGGATCGAGGGCCAGATCAGGGGACTGCAGCGGATGGTCGAGGAAGACGTCTACTGCATCGACATACTCACCCAGGTCTCGGCGAGCACCAAGGCGCTCCAGTCCTTCGCCCTCCAACTGCTCGAGGAGCATCTGCGCCACTGTGTCGCCAGCGCGGCCGTGGAGAGCGCCGCCCAGGGCGAGGCGGAGGGCACCGGAGAGGTCGACGCCAAGGTGGCCGAGGCCACGGCGGCCATCGCCCGGCTGCTGCGGACCTGA
- a CDS encoding FAD-binding oxidoreductase gives MNRRTLLAAGTGLAATATGVTACNDDAGKAGGDTDQVGSSSASDARSASASGSRRAVDGKPKSADWSALGKDLQGGLVRPGDSDYTSASRLYNTRFDHLRPAAVAYIENTSDISACLDFARRHGAPVAIRNGGHSYAGWSSGDGRLVIDVSALSSIRTTSGEARIGAGAKLIDVYTKLGAQGVTVPGGSCPSVGISGLTLGGGHGVVSRAYGLTADSLTGATIVTADGKALEVSKSREAELFWALRGAGNGNFGVVTELRFRTHDAADGVTCYMSWPWSKAAKVLSAWQKWGPDQPDEIWSALHLSAAPGRTPTVSISCFSLGTYGALQNAVDKLADGPGGPGPATQVSLRRRGYVDAMRMYAGCGDTSTANCHLPGDKPGRSTSGVLNRETYAARSDFFDRSLSQAGVRAMLDQLERYGRRTGGGGAVSIALTALGGAVNRVSSTATSFVHRRSRFLAQYTASWAAGGSGTAGNAWLDGAHKAMARYASGAAYQNYTDASLKDWRSAYYGSAADKLTRVKKRYDPDRLFDFPQAL, from the coding sequence ATGAACCGGCGGACACTGCTGGCAGCGGGCACGGGGCTGGCGGCCACCGCCACGGGGGTCACCGCGTGCAACGATGACGCGGGGAAGGCCGGCGGTGACACGGACCAGGTCGGCTCCTCCTCCGCGTCGGACGCCCGTTCGGCCTCGGCGAGCGGCAGTCGCCGCGCCGTCGACGGCAAGCCCAAGTCCGCGGACTGGAGCGCGCTCGGCAAGGACCTCCAGGGCGGCCTGGTGCGCCCCGGAGACTCCGACTACACCTCCGCCAGCCGGCTCTACAACACCCGCTTCGACCATCTGCGCCCCGCCGCCGTCGCCTATATAGAGAACACCTCGGACATCTCCGCCTGTCTGGACTTCGCCCGGCGCCATGGCGCGCCCGTCGCGATCCGCAACGGCGGTCACTCCTACGCCGGCTGGTCGAGCGGCGACGGCCGTCTCGTCATCGACGTCTCCGCGCTCTCCTCGATCCGTACCACCTCCGGCGAGGCGCGGATCGGCGCCGGGGCCAAGCTCATCGACGTCTACACCAAACTGGGCGCCCAGGGGGTCACCGTCCCCGGCGGCTCCTGCCCGAGCGTCGGCATATCCGGACTGACCCTCGGCGGCGGCCACGGCGTGGTCTCCCGGGCGTACGGACTGACCGCCGACAGCCTTACGGGGGCCACCATCGTCACCGCGGACGGCAAGGCCCTGGAAGTTTCCAAGAGCCGCGAGGCCGAGCTGTTCTGGGCGCTGCGCGGCGCGGGCAACGGCAACTTCGGCGTCGTCACCGAACTGCGCTTCCGTACGCATGACGCGGCCGACGGCGTGACCTGTTACATGTCATGGCCATGGTCCAAGGCGGCGAAGGTGCTGAGCGCCTGGCAGAAGTGGGGCCCGGACCAGCCGGACGAGATCTGGTCGGCACTGCATCTGTCGGCCGCCCCCGGGCGCACCCCCACCGTCTCCATCAGCTGCTTCTCGCTCGGCACCTACGGCGCGCTGCAGAACGCGGTGGACAAGCTCGCCGACGGACCGGGCGGCCCCGGCCCCGCCACGCAGGTCAGCCTGCGCCGCCGCGGCTACGTCGACGCCATGCGGATGTACGCGGGCTGCGGCGACACCTCCACGGCCAACTGCCATCTGCCCGGCGACAAGCCCGGCCGCAGCACCTCCGGGGTGCTGAACCGCGAGACCTACGCGGCGCGCTCGGACTTCTTCGACCGCTCGCTGAGCCAGGCGGGCGTCCGGGCGATGCTGGACCAGCTGGAGCGCTACGGGCGGCGCACCGGCGGCGGGGGCGCGGTCAGCATCGCGCTCACCGCGCTCGGCGGGGCGGTCAACCGGGTCTCGTCCACGGCCACGTCCTTCGTCCACCGCCGCTCGCGGTTCCTCGCGCAGTACACCGCGTCCTGGGCGGCGGGCGGCTCGGGCACCGCGGGCAACGCCTGGCTGGACGGCGCCCATAAGGCGATGGCGCGGTACGCCTCCGGGGCGGCGTACCAGAACTACACGGACGCGTCGCTGAAGGACTGGCGCTCGGCGTACTACGGCTCGGCCGCCGACAAGCTGACGCGGGTGAAGAAGCGTTACGACCCGGACCGGCTCTTCGACTTCCCGCAGGCGCTGTGA